In Geoalkalibacter sp., a single genomic region encodes these proteins:
- the rarD gene encoding EamA family transporter RarD produces the protein MMKFYSSILVPTLSGAGDQSTKIARKGILFGLAAYSIWGAFPIFFKALAGVPPLELVCHRISWSAVFLLILVVGRRQLRNLISVVRDRSVLLTLCVSTLLIATNWLVFLCAIQRGEVLQASLGYFITPLISVLLGFVFLREGLSRWQQVSFLSALVGVVTLTFYQGQAPWTSLILAASFGLYGLLRKLAKVDAMLGLTVETALLAPMALSYLIYLTAQQEGTFLAGATQLNLLLPLSGIVTAGPLLLFAGAARRLRLATIGFLQYITPSLQFALAIGLYQEAFTRNHLISFLFIWAGLGIYSADKLWNTRTTFR, from the coding sequence ATGATGAAATTTTACAGCTCTATTTTGGTCCCGACTCTCTCAGGGGCAGGTGATCAATCTACAAAAATCGCCCGCAAAGGTATCCTGTTCGGACTGGCAGCTTATTCAATCTGGGGGGCCTTCCCAATATTTTTCAAAGCATTGGCAGGGGTACCACCTTTGGAGCTAGTGTGCCACCGCATATCTTGGTCGGCAGTTTTTCTTCTCATCCTCGTCGTAGGTCGCCGACAACTGAGAAACCTGATATCTGTCGTTCGCGACCGGTCAGTTCTTTTGACGTTGTGCGTATCAACGCTTCTTATCGCCACCAATTGGTTGGTCTTCCTTTGTGCGATCCAGCGAGGAGAAGTTCTTCAGGCGAGTCTTGGCTATTTTATTACTCCCTTGATCAGCGTCCTGCTCGGGTTTGTGTTTTTGCGAGAGGGGTTGAGTCGTTGGCAACAAGTGAGCTTTCTGTCTGCCCTTGTCGGAGTGGTGACTCTGACATTTTATCAAGGGCAGGCTCCTTGGACTTCCCTTATCCTTGCTGCATCATTCGGTCTCTATGGGTTATTGCGCAAATTGGCGAAAGTTGATGCGATGTTAGGCCTGACGGTGGAGACGGCCCTTCTTGCACCCATGGCCCTGAGTTACCTTATCTATCTGACCGCTCAGCAAGAGGGAACTTTTTTGGCCGGCGCTACGCAACTCAACCTGCTTCTCCCTTTGTCTGGAATAGTCACAGCCGGCCCCTTGTTGCTGTTCGCCGGAGCAGCTCGTCGATTACGTCTGGCAACAATCGGTTTCCTTCAATACATCACACCCAGCCTACAATTTGCTCTCGCCATTGGCCTCTATCAAGAGGCTTTTACTCGGAACCATCTAATTAGCTTTTTATTTATCTGGGCGGGTCTTGGGATTTATTCTGCAGATAAGCTCTGGAACACCCGTACTACTTTTCGATGA
- a CDS encoding NAD(P)H-quinone oxidoreductase, with the protein MTKQNMTFIKTRAYGPAEGLIPNTGPIPEPGCGEVLIQVSAAGVNRPDVLQRTGNYPPPPGASDVLGLEVAGTIVAVGEAVSDWQIGDQVCALVASGGYAEYCIAPAPQCLPVPKNFSMVEAAGLPETFFTVWTNVFERGKLQKGETVLIHGGSSGIGTTAIQLAHVFGARVFTTVGTDAKCVFCEHLGAEKAINYREKNFVAEVKSLTGGQGVDLILDMVGGPYIEKNMDALAMEGRLVQIAFLQESRVSVDFLPIMVKRLTLTGSTLRPRTVEQKGSIAKALREKVWPLLDAGTVKPIIHATFPLEQAADAHRLMESSTHIGKIILEVKP; encoded by the coding sequence ATGACAAAACAAAACATGACTTTCATCAAAACTAGAGCCTACGGGCCGGCAGAAGGATTGATTCCGAACACTGGCCCTATCCCAGAACCCGGTTGTGGAGAAGTGCTTATTCAGGTCAGTGCCGCAGGCGTCAATCGTCCTGACGTATTGCAACGCACTGGTAACTATCCGCCCCCGCCCGGGGCGTCGGATGTCCTCGGTCTGGAGGTTGCGGGAACCATCGTGGCAGTGGGGGAAGCAGTCAGTGATTGGCAGATTGGCGACCAGGTGTGTGCGTTGGTCGCCAGTGGCGGCTACGCTGAGTATTGCATCGCGCCGGCGCCCCAATGTTTGCCGGTCCCGAAGAATTTCAGCATGGTCGAAGCCGCCGGTCTGCCCGAAACTTTTTTCACTGTTTGGACCAATGTCTTCGAGCGGGGGAAACTGCAAAAGGGCGAAACAGTTCTGATTCATGGCGGCTCCAGCGGCATCGGGACAACAGCTATCCAGTTGGCGCATGTCTTCGGCGCCAGAGTCTTTACCACCGTCGGCACGGATGCAAAATGCGTATTTTGCGAACATCTCGGCGCTGAAAAGGCGATCAACTACCGCGAAAAAAATTTCGTGGCAGAAGTGAAGAGTCTGACAGGGGGACAGGGGGTCGACCTGATTCTAGACATGGTGGGCGGGCCGTACATCGAGAAAAACATGGATGCCCTGGCAATGGAAGGCCGTTTGGTGCAGATCGCTTTTCTGCAGGAGAGCCGCGTTTCGGTCGATTTTCTGCCGATAATGGTGAAACGGCTGACGCTGACGGGATCGACCCTGCGTCCCCGCACGGTGGAACAAAAAGGCAGCATTGCCAAGGCTTTGAGAGAGAAGGTGTGGCCCCTTCTGGACGCCGGGACCGTCAAGCCTATCATCCATGCAACCTTTCCTCTTGAGCAGGCTGCTGATGCCCACCGGTTGATGGAGAGCAGCACCCATATTGGAAAGATCATTTTGGAGGTGAAACCGTGA
- a CDS encoding ABC transporter substrate-binding protein: MFKSLGGGVAKTLILTLLMVMTGFSAWAETIKLGALYPFSGGLVVLGEESFRGLELAVEERNAAGGIQGKKIELVKGDAVDPNAAVGEARRLISVGGVKAIFGTYSSSLALAASQVAELAGVPYFELGAISDPITERGFKYVFRTNPTSKSFAIATVDAITDAIAPALGVDAKNLKVAIIHEDSLYGTTVASYQEKRAKEKGINIVQVLPYARQAVDLSSLILRLKGANVDVVLQTSYQNDTVLFFRQAKEAGYTPKAAIGAGGGYSMMDTVEALGAANIEGALNVDFTQYRTNPKAAPGVETFPARYKAKYGEAPRSGHSLTNFFGARIIFDALDKAGSMDKDAIRKAAMKIDVPTGTTPTGWGVKFGEDGQNQRASVFLMQWQNGELVTVFPLEAAVAKMKVGIGSKK; encoded by the coding sequence ATGTTCAAGAGTTTAGGTGGTGGAGTGGCGAAAACTCTAATTCTTACACTTTTGATGGTAATGACAGGTTTCAGCGCTTGGGCAGAAACCATCAAGCTCGGTGCGCTGTACCCCTTCAGCGGGGGGCTTGTCGTTTTGGGTGAAGAGAGCTTTCGCGGGCTTGAGTTGGCAGTCGAGGAGAGGAATGCTGCGGGAGGGATCCAGGGCAAAAAGATTGAACTTGTCAAGGGTGATGCCGTCGACCCGAATGCGGCTGTGGGCGAAGCGCGTCGGCTCATCTCTGTCGGTGGAGTAAAGGCCATATTTGGTACTTATTCTTCTTCTTTGGCCTTGGCTGCAAGCCAGGTTGCCGAGTTGGCGGGGGTCCCATATTTCGAGTTGGGCGCAATCTCTGACCCGATCACCGAGCGCGGGTTCAAGTACGTGTTCAGAACAAATCCGACATCCAAAAGTTTTGCGATTGCCACCGTAGATGCGATTACGGATGCCATCGCTCCAGCACTCGGTGTTGATGCGAAAAATTTGAAGGTAGCCATTATTCATGAAGACAGCCTTTATGGAACCACTGTCGCCAGTTATCAGGAAAAGCGGGCAAAGGAAAAGGGGATTAACATCGTTCAGGTGCTGCCCTATGCCCGTCAGGCTGTCGATCTTTCGTCGTTGATATTGCGCCTGAAGGGGGCGAATGTTGACGTAGTTCTCCAGACCTCCTATCAGAACGATACTGTTCTTTTCTTCCGTCAGGCTAAAGAGGCCGGTTACACACCGAAGGCAGCCATAGGGGCGGGTGGCGGATACTCGATGATGGACACGGTTGAGGCTTTGGGTGCAGCAAACATTGAGGGTGCACTTAATGTCGACTTCACTCAATACAGAACGAACCCGAAAGCTGCTCCCGGCGTCGAAACGTTTCCTGCAAGGTATAAAGCTAAATACGGAGAGGCACCCCGGTCCGGCCACAGTCTGACGAACTTTTTTGGTGCCCGGATAATTTTCGATGCCTTGGATAAGGCCGGATCAATGGATAAGGATGCCATTCGCAAAGCCGCCATGAAAATTGATGTTCCGACAGGTACGACCCCGACGGGATGGGGAGTGAAGTTTGGTGAGGATGGCCAGAATCAGCGGGCCTCTGTTTTCCTCATGCAGTGGCAGAATGGTGAGTTGGTGACGGTTTTCCCCCTCGAAGCAGCAGTTGCGAAAATGAAGGTCGGTATCGGTTCCAAGAAATAA
- a CDS encoding SDR family oxidoreductase has translation MSSHKGKVVLVTGAGRGIGRSIAECFAAQGAAVGVLDFDSANSSETASALLARGFLAHGVQADVANIDEVRQACEQVEKVFGPIDVLINNAGISPKHNGIRAEAAEMDIEEWKSVIDVNLTGCFNTVRVLAGGMKSRKSGSIINMSSVAGKAYCPLVGIHYSTTKAALIGFTRHLAGELGPYGITVNAIAPGRIDTPMMRTVSAAANKAVIDQTPLGRLGSPEDVANLALFLTSEKANFITGQVCDVAGGWLMT, from the coding sequence GTGAGTAGCCACAAGGGAAAAGTTGTTCTTGTCACGGGTGCGGGAAGAGGTATCGGTCGCAGCATTGCGGAATGTTTTGCGGCTCAGGGCGCCGCGGTCGGTGTCCTTGACTTTGATTCGGCTAACAGCAGTGAAACCGCCTCGGCTTTGCTGGCTCGAGGCTTTTTAGCGCACGGTGTTCAGGCTGATGTAGCGAATATCGATGAGGTCAGACAGGCTTGCGAACAAGTCGAAAAGGTTTTTGGGCCGATTGATGTGCTTATCAATAATGCGGGCATTTCACCCAAACATAATGGAATTCGGGCCGAAGCCGCCGAGATGGATATTGAGGAATGGAAGAGTGTGATCGATGTCAATTTAACGGGCTGCTTTAATACGGTTCGGGTGTTGGCAGGAGGAATGAAAAGTCGGAAAAGTGGTTCGATCATTAATATGTCTTCAGTCGCCGGAAAGGCTTACTGCCCTTTAGTTGGTATCCATTACAGCACTACCAAGGCGGCATTGATCGGCTTTACACGGCATCTTGCGGGTGAACTTGGGCCTTACGGCATCACTGTTAATGCCATCGCGCCGGGTCGCATCGATACGCCGATGATGAGAACTGTTTCAGCAGCAGCAAACAAGGCGGTCATAGACCAAACTCCTTTAGGCCGCCTCGGGAGCCCTGAAGATGTTGCTAATTTAGCGCTTTTCCTAACGTCAGAAAAAGCAAATTTTATAACCGGGCAGGTCTGTGATGTCGCAGGAGGTTGGCTTATGACGTGA
- a CDS encoding ABC transporter ATP-binding protein produces the protein MLQLKKVQAGYGRVTILEDVNVEVTKGEVVTIVGANGAGKTTTLRAISGLIPVSAGEIFFDGKDITTLPAHEVVNEGITLIPEARQLFPHMSVLDNLMLGAFKKAARQSAQERLDEVLGLFPRVKERLGQQAGTLSGGEQQMVAIARGLMASPKFLMFDEPSLGLSPLLVKQVFDIIDKIVSLGKTVLIVEQNVFHTLKIADRGYVIENGKIVMTGTGSDLLKDPHIKKAYLGI, from the coding sequence ATGCTGCAGCTTAAAAAAGTACAGGCCGGATACGGCCGAGTCACCATTTTAGAGGATGTCAACGTCGAGGTCACTAAGGGAGAGGTGGTGACCATTGTCGGCGCCAACGGGGCAGGGAAAACGACCACTCTCAGAGCTATTTCAGGGTTGATACCGGTTTCTGCCGGGGAGATTTTTTTTGACGGCAAGGATATTACGACTTTACCTGCACACGAGGTCGTGAATGAAGGCATCACCCTTATACCTGAAGCGCGGCAACTGTTTCCTCATATGAGTGTGCTCGATAACCTGATGCTGGGAGCTTTCAAAAAGGCGGCTAGGCAGAGTGCTCAAGAGCGGCTTGATGAAGTGCTGGGGCTTTTCCCTCGCGTTAAAGAGCGGTTGGGCCAACAGGCAGGGACGCTGTCCGGAGGGGAGCAGCAAATGGTTGCCATTGCCCGGGGGCTCATGGCCAGTCCGAAATTCCTCATGTTTGATGAGCCTTCCCTCGGCCTGTCTCCGCTGCTGGTAAAGCAGGTTTTTGATATTATTGATAAAATCGTCAGCTTGGGCAAGACAGTTTTGATTGTAGAGCAAAATGTCTTTCATACACTTAAAATTGCCGATCGTGGATATGTTATCGAAAATGGCAAAATCGTCATGACGGGAACTGGCTCAGATTTATTGAAGGATCCACATATTAAAAAAGCCTACCTTGGAATATAA
- a CDS encoding branched-chain amino acid ABC transporter permease, whose protein sequence is MEIFIQLLLNGLLLGGMYAIISIGLTLIFGVIRVVNFAHGELLMIGMYAVYLLTKHLDLHPYVSAGPVIVLLFIIGAAIQRFIIQPLLSADPEIQIFATVGLSTALMNLALLVFGANMFSVNVPALRNTVNIGQISLLNANIVMFASAVTLVFLLHYFLTKTYFGKAIRATSQNRFAAPLMGINVNRVYIVTFGIGSACVGLAAALVMPIYTVFPTIGTYFVLTAFVIVVLGGMGSIFGAFIGAMIIGIIDSISGYYIAPDLKEVVYFLIFIAILIFRPTGLLGLGKGSE, encoded by the coding sequence ATGGAAATCTTTATTCAGCTATTGCTTAACGGATTGTTGCTGGGTGGCATGTACGCCATCATTAGTATTGGCTTGACCCTTATTTTCGGCGTCATCCGCGTAGTAAATTTTGCTCATGGCGAACTGCTCATGATAGGTATGTATGCCGTTTATCTGCTCACTAAACACTTGGATTTACACCCATATGTGTCTGCTGGACCGGTTATAGTTCTTCTTTTTATTATTGGTGCGGCGATTCAGAGATTCATCATTCAGCCCCTTTTAAGCGCTGACCCCGAAATACAAATCTTCGCCACTGTTGGCCTCTCCACGGCATTGATGAATTTGGCTTTGCTTGTTTTTGGCGCGAACATGTTTTCGGTGAATGTTCCTGCCTTGCGTAACACGGTGAACATTGGACAAATCAGCTTGTTGAATGCAAACATTGTCATGTTTGCCAGTGCTGTGACCCTGGTGTTTTTACTGCACTATTTTTTAACCAAAACCTATTTTGGCAAAGCCATCCGCGCGACATCACAAAACCGATTTGCTGCCCCTTTAATGGGGATCAATGTGAATAGGGTCTATATAGTAACGTTTGGGATCGGTTCAGCATGTGTTGGGCTGGCAGCAGCATTGGTAATGCCAATTTACACGGTATTCCCCACGATAGGCACCTACTTTGTCCTTACTGCATTTGTCATTGTTGTTTTAGGCGGTATGGGGAGCATTTTTGGTGCTTTTATAGGAGCGATGATCATAGGAATTATCGATTCCATCAGTGGGTATTACATAGCCCCTGATCTTAAGGAAGTTGTGTACTTTTTGATCTTCATCGCAATTTTGATTTTTAGGCCGACCGGTCTTTTAGGCCTTGGGAAAGGCTCTGAATAA
- a CDS encoding aldehyde dehydrogenase family protein produces the protein MGFNNFIGGAWVNGSAKKTNINPSNLDDVIGEYACADADEVQQAIDAAASSLKSWNRVSIQERCDILDRIGSEIHSRREELGRLLSREEGKTLPEGVGEVTRAGMVFKFFAGEVLRLGGERLPSVRPGVDIEVVREPVGVVGVISPWNFPMAIPAWKIAPALAYGNCVVFKPANLVPGSAWALSEIISRAGLPAGVFNLVMGSGAVVGEMLAQSPKVDAITFTGSNEVGRSLALKVIARGAKVQLEMGGKNPLVILDDADLEVAVHCAIQGAFYSTGQRCTASSRLVVTEKIHAAFVQRLVERIKALKIDDALKTGTDIGPVVDETQLAQNLDYLRLGQQEGARLVLGGEKLQRDAKGHYLAPALFIETNNAMRINRDEIFGPIAAVIKVRDYDEALAVANDTQFGLTSGIVTTSLKFATDFKKSAEAGVVMVNLPTAGVDYHVPFGGRKGSSYGPREQGTYAKEFFTVVKTIYTSA, from the coding sequence ATGGGTTTTAATAACTTTATCGGCGGGGCATGGGTGAATGGTTCCGCTAAAAAAACCAACATCAATCCATCAAATCTCGATGACGTTATTGGGGAATACGCTTGTGCTGACGCTGATGAGGTACAACAGGCAATCGATGCGGCAGCTTCCTCTTTAAAGTCCTGGAATAGGGTTTCGATTCAAGAAAGATGCGACATTCTAGATCGCATCGGAAGCGAAATCCATTCTCGCCGGGAAGAATTGGGCCGCCTCCTTTCTCGTGAAGAAGGGAAAACTCTTCCCGAAGGCGTTGGAGAAGTCACTCGTGCGGGGATGGTTTTCAAGTTTTTTGCAGGAGAGGTTCTGCGCCTTGGTGGCGAACGATTACCCTCCGTCCGGCCAGGCGTCGATATCGAAGTGGTCCGTGAGCCCGTCGGCGTCGTCGGCGTCATTTCACCCTGGAATTTTCCCATGGCGATTCCAGCCTGGAAAATTGCTCCGGCTCTCGCCTACGGCAATTGTGTCGTTTTCAAGCCCGCCAATCTGGTTCCCGGATCGGCTTGGGCATTAAGCGAAATCATTTCCCGTGCCGGTCTCCCCGCCGGTGTATTTAATTTGGTTATGGGGTCGGGCGCAGTGGTGGGGGAGATGCTGGCCCAGTCCCCGAAAGTGGATGCCATAACCTTTACCGGATCCAATGAGGTCGGCAGATCCCTCGCTCTTAAGGTCATCGCCAGGGGCGCGAAAGTGCAACTGGAGATGGGCGGCAAGAACCCCTTGGTCATTCTCGATGATGCGGATCTGGAGGTCGCCGTCCATTGTGCGATTCAGGGGGCTTTTTATTCCACCGGTCAACGCTGTACCGCCTCCAGTCGACTGGTCGTCACTGAAAAGATCCATGCCGCGTTTGTGCAAAGGCTGGTGGAAAGAATAAAAGCACTCAAGATCGACGATGCGCTTAAAACCGGTACAGATATTGGCCCGGTTGTCGATGAGACTCAGCTAGCCCAGAATCTGGACTACCTGCGGCTAGGGCAGCAAGAGGGCGCACGCCTGGTTTTGGGCGGTGAAAAATTACAGCGAGACGCCAAAGGGCATTACCTCGCTCCGGCGCTGTTCATCGAGACAAACAACGCCATGCGCATCAATCGTGATGAAATATTCGGCCCGATTGCAGCGGTCATCAAAGTCCGGGACTACGACGAAGCCCTTGCTGTCGCAAACGATACGCAATTCGGGTTGACCTCAGGCATTGTCACGACATCCCTCAAGTTTGCAACCGACTTTAAAAAAAGTGCCGAAGCGGGAGTGGTCATGGTGAACCTGCCGACGGCAGGTGTCGATTATCACGTCCCCTTTGGCGGGCGAAAGGGTTCGAGCTACGGACCTCGCGAACAAGGGACTTACGCCAAAGAGTTTTTTACCGTTGTGAAGACGATTTACACGTCGGCCTAG
- a CDS encoding branched-chain amino acid ABC transporter ATP-binding protein/permease, whose product MRRILEPRIYMSITGLLLLFLVPAAVDSPFIHHVFVTICLYGALATAWNIVGGYAGQLSLGHASFYGIGGYTAVLLMSHYGISPWIGMIVGAILAAAVGVAISYPCFRLRGPFFALGTIAFLEVFRLMAIHQKDLTGGASGLVVPLKIGWQWMIFREKLPYLIIAFLFLVLLVLVSLWIKKSRFGYFLVAVREREDAAMALGINPVKMKIYAVIISSALTAMIGSFHAIYTTFLEPAAMFSLAFSIQIAMFALIGGLGTVAGPLAGTLLVVPLTEMARGWLGGGASGLHGFVYGVVLVLVVLTLPSGIVGRFGGLIGRMIARMPGARVAAEPEVEIERVAPVTNRTIGEPILVAKSLTKKFGGLVATNDVSIELRKGEILGIIGPNGAGKTTVFNQLSGFIIPDMGKVEVADESGGISSPKNPHSFAKAGVGRTFQIVQPFGKLTVLDNIMIGAFNKYRSTSDARKKALEVAKLVGLFDERNTIASSLTIGGLKRLEVGRVLAMEPRILLLDEVMAGQNHTDVLKAVEMIRRVRDNGVSIIAIEHNMHAIMSISDRVVVINSGSVIAEGAPKEVVQNKEVIEAYLGEEYTHAAA is encoded by the coding sequence ATGAGACGGATTCTTGAGCCTAGAATATATATGAGCATCACTGGACTACTGCTGCTGTTCCTTGTCCCGGCGGCAGTGGACTCGCCCTTTATCCACCATGTCTTTGTCACCATTTGTTTGTATGGGGCTCTAGCGACCGCCTGGAATATTGTCGGCGGGTATGCAGGGCAGCTTTCCCTTGGTCATGCCTCGTTTTATGGAATTGGCGGATACACTGCAGTCCTGCTTATGAGCCACTATGGGATATCACCCTGGATCGGCATGATCGTTGGAGCCATTCTTGCGGCGGCGGTGGGGGTGGCCATCAGCTATCCTTGTTTCCGCTTGCGCGGACCTTTTTTCGCGTTGGGAACCATCGCATTTTTAGAGGTGTTCCGCCTGATGGCCATCCATCAGAAAGACCTGACTGGGGGCGCCTCCGGCTTGGTTGTCCCCTTGAAAATTGGCTGGCAATGGATGATTTTCAGGGAAAAGCTCCCCTACCTGATCATAGCTTTTCTATTCTTGGTGCTGCTGGTGCTTGTCTCTCTATGGATCAAAAAATCGCGGTTCGGATATTTTCTCGTCGCAGTCCGTGAACGTGAAGATGCGGCGATGGCTTTGGGCATCAACCCCGTCAAAATGAAAATCTACGCCGTGATCATCTCAAGCGCACTCACTGCGATGATTGGATCGTTTCATGCCATCTATACAACTTTTCTGGAGCCTGCAGCGATGTTTTCTTTGGCATTCTCCATTCAGATTGCCATGTTTGCGTTGATTGGTGGTCTGGGGACGGTCGCTGGGCCGTTGGCGGGCACACTGCTCGTTGTGCCGCTCACTGAAATGGCAAGGGGATGGCTTGGTGGTGGGGCTTCTGGGTTGCATGGGTTTGTCTATGGGGTTGTGCTGGTACTTGTGGTCTTGACGCTTCCTTCCGGAATCGTCGGGCGCTTTGGCGGGTTGATTGGCCGGATGATTGCTCGGATGCCAGGCGCTCGAGTTGCGGCGGAGCCTGAAGTCGAGATTGAACGCGTGGCGCCTGTAACAAATCGAACAATTGGGGAACCCATCCTTGTTGCAAAAAGCCTGACAAAAAAGTTTGGCGGTCTGGTGGCCACCAATGATGTCAGCATCGAGTTGCGGAAAGGTGAAATCCTGGGAATTATCGGGCCAAACGGCGCCGGCAAGACGACGGTTTTCAACCAGCTTTCCGGATTCATTATTCCTGATATGGGAAAGGTTGAAGTTGCTGATGAATCAGGAGGGATTTCCTCGCCCAAAAACCCTCACTCCTTTGCGAAGGCAGGCGTTGGGCGGACGTTTCAAATTGTACAACCATTCGGAAAATTGACAGTTCTGGATAATATCATGATCGGGGCCTTCAACAAATATCGTTCAACTTCCGATGCGCGGAAGAAGGCTCTTGAGGTAGCCAAGCTGGTTGGGCTATTTGACGAACGCAATACGATTGCGAGCAGTTTGACCATCGGTGGATTGAAGCGTCTTGAAGTCGGCCGTGTTCTGGCGATGGAACCGAGAATACTGCTTCTTGATGAAGTTATGGCCGGGCAGAATCATACTGATGTTTTAAAAGCAGTCGAGATGATACGCAGGGTTCGCGACAACGGCGTTTCGATTATCGCGATTGAGCATAATATGCATGCCATTATGAGTATTTCCGACCGGGTTGTAGTGATCAACTCAGGCAGTGTGATCGCAGAAGGGGCACCCAAAGAGGTTGTTCAGAACAAGGAAGTCATCGAAGCCTATCTTGGTGAGGAATATACTCATGCTGCAGCTTAA
- a CDS encoding shikimate dehydrogenase family protein: MITGHTKIFAIIADPITQVRTPEVFNAYCAGRGIDGVLVPVHVGAEGLDAVIAGFRQMKNLGGFIVTVPHKTAVASLCDELGAAGELVGAVNAVRRENDGRLVGNMFDGVGFIAGLKSQGYDPAGKKALLLGAGGAAGAIALALAEANVAALTIANRTPDKAHNIKERVLVHYPDLPLNLGPPDPQGFDLVINATSLGMKDSDPLPIDARLLTPVMMVAEIIMKPETTTLLAAAQKQGCSVHYGRHMLDEQIRLMADFVGARI, translated from the coding sequence ATGATTACTGGACATACCAAAATCTTTGCGATCATCGCTGACCCGATAACGCAAGTACGCACCCCGGAAGTGTTTAATGCCTATTGTGCGGGCAGAGGCATTGATGGGGTCCTCGTCCCGGTTCATGTTGGGGCGGAAGGACTCGATGCGGTCATTGCCGGTTTCCGTCAAATGAAAAACCTGGGCGGCTTTATTGTGACGGTTCCCCACAAAACAGCGGTAGCTTCGCTGTGCGATGAATTGGGTGCCGCCGGGGAATTGGTGGGTGCCGTCAATGCTGTGCGGCGTGAAAACGACGGCAGGCTGGTGGGAAACATGTTTGACGGCGTCGGATTTATCGCTGGCCTAAAATCTCAAGGCTACGATCCGGCAGGGAAAAAAGCTCTCCTGTTGGGGGCTGGCGGTGCGGCCGGCGCCATTGCCCTCGCCCTGGCTGAGGCAAATGTAGCAGCACTCACGATTGCCAACCGTACTCCGGACAAAGCGCATAACATTAAGGAACGCGTACTAGTGCATTACCCGGATTTGCCATTGAACCTGGGGCCGCCGGATCCGCAAGGCTTCGATCTTGTTATCAACGCTACGTCTCTAGGGATGAAGGATAGCGATCCCCTGCCGATCGATGCCCGTCTTTTGACTCCCGTCATGATGGTTGCGGAAATCATCATGAAGCCGGAAACCACTACGCTGCTGGCGGCTGCCCAAAAACAGGGGTGCTCCGTTCATTACGGCCGCCACATGCTGGACGAGCAGATTCGTTTGATGGCTGATTTTGTCGGGGCAAGAATTTGA
- a CDS encoding FadR/GntR family transcriptional regulator, which translates to MAPRTSNLLKRPPTLTDAVAKILTEAIKSGQYKPGEQLPTETELCITYGVSRPVLREAISQLKFDGLVIPQQGRGVFVSETAYKSSLRLEIPNFEDQKEVLKIFELLLAVEVYYTGLAAKHRTKQQLSSIKKALEKLIKAISIGELGSEEDLFFHSEIVKASNNSYFVTLAKFLEDNVRHAIRTARKHTASFKTLDSAVLKEHEAIYDAIEAQDIEKARQAAETHLNNAMARLMKETQTLPG; encoded by the coding sequence ATGGCTCCGAGAACTAGCAACTTACTCAAGCGCCCCCCCACCTTGACCGACGCTGTGGCCAAAATTCTGACCGAGGCGATCAAAAGTGGTCAATACAAACCTGGAGAACAACTCCCGACCGAAACGGAGCTCTGCATCACCTATGGAGTTAGTCGCCCCGTGCTTCGGGAAGCCATTTCGCAACTCAAGTTTGATGGTCTTGTTATCCCTCAGCAAGGACGTGGTGTTTTCGTAAGTGAGACCGCATATAAAAGCAGTCTTCGTCTCGAGATCCCTAACTTTGAAGATCAAAAGGAGGTCCTCAAAATTTTTGAACTTCTTCTGGCTGTTGAAGTTTATTACACAGGACTGGCTGCCAAGCACCGCACCAAGCAACAACTTTCCTCTATCAAAAAGGCGCTTGAGAAACTGATTAAAGCAATTTCCATTGGCGAACTCGGGAGCGAAGAAGACCTTTTTTTTCACTCTGAAATCGTCAAAGCTTCAAACAATTCTTACTTTGTTACCCTTGCGAAATTTTTAGAAGATAATGTACGGCACGCGATCAGAACTGCACGCAAACACACTGCTAGCTTTAAGACTTTGGATTCTGCTGTTTTAAAGGAACACGAGGCCATTTATGATGCCATCGAAGCACAGGACATCGAAAAGGCGCGGCAAGCTGCAGAAACTCATTTAAACAACGCTATGGCTCGCCTGATGAAGGAAACACAGACCCTGCCTGGTTGA